A window of the Leucothrix mucor DSM 2157 genome harbors these coding sequences:
- the hglS gene encoding 2-oxoadipate dioxygenase/decarboxylase HglS: MNALFFAVPEPQRMSSTAFVSPDQIRSQFSQAMSAMYRKEVPLYGDLIELVGEVNAAVLETNPQTLQQLDRGESLEALSEERHGAIRLGSAEELSTMRRLFAVMGMYPVGYYDLTEAGIPVHSTAFRPLSMEALRANPFRVFTSLLCTDLISDPALREQAESVIGSRQIFTPHALTLIERFEQDGGLSESDAASFVTESLETFRWHSEALVDSDTYQQLHDSHRLIADIVSFKGPHINHLTPRTLDIDMAQEKMIAANMSAKAIIEGPPTRQHPILLRQTSFKALQETVAFKQTDGESKTGAHTARFGEIEQRGMALTPKGRELYDRLLDDVRLQVPHPESNPAGYQQVLVSVFSEFPDDIETLRKQELAYFEYHAGTGLPETTNSLLTLMCEQSPDLLDNLKQGELSTEIDGLIALGLVTALPITYEDFLPVSAAGIFQSNLGQEAAQDFTQSANQTSFEQALGTSVSDPFEWYENVQQNSLKQLARK; the protein is encoded by the coding sequence ATGAATGCACTATTTTTCGCCGTTCCGGAGCCGCAGCGCATGAGCAGCACAGCCTTTGTTTCACCCGACCAGATTCGTAGCCAGTTTTCACAAGCCATGTCGGCGATGTACCGCAAGGAAGTCCCGTTATATGGCGATTTGATTGAATTGGTTGGGGAGGTGAATGCAGCCGTATTGGAGACAAACCCTCAGACGTTGCAGCAGCTTGATCGTGGCGAGTCGCTGGAAGCCTTGAGCGAGGAACGCCACGGCGCGATTCGTTTGGGCAGTGCTGAGGAGTTAAGTACCATGCGCCGCCTGTTTGCGGTGATGGGCATGTATCCCGTGGGTTATTATGATCTGACGGAAGCTGGCATTCCGGTACACTCAACCGCTTTTCGTCCGCTGTCGATGGAAGCGCTTCGGGCCAATCCATTTCGGGTATTTACCTCGCTGCTGTGTACTGACCTGATTAGTGATCCAGCGCTTCGTGAACAGGCTGAGTCTGTTATTGGCAGTCGCCAGATTTTCACACCACATGCACTAACGCTGATCGAGCGCTTTGAGCAAGATGGCGGCCTGAGCGAATCGGATGCTGCAAGCTTTGTCACCGAATCACTGGAGACCTTCCGCTGGCACTCTGAGGCATTGGTGGATAGTGATACCTACCAGCAACTCCATGATAGTCATCGCTTGATTGCCGATATTGTCTCGTTTAAAGGCCCGCACATTAATCACCTGACGCCGCGTACCTTAGATATTGATATGGCGCAGGAAAAAATGATCGCGGCTAATATGTCGGCTAAAGCCATTATCGAAGGCCCTCCGACTCGGCAGCACCCTATTTTACTGCGCCAAACCAGCTTTAAAGCGTTGCAAGAAACGGTCGCGTTTAAACAAACGGATGGCGAGAGTAAAACGGGTGCGCATACCGCACGCTTTGGTGAAATCGAACAGCGTGGCATGGCGCTGACACCCAAAGGCCGTGAGCTTTATGATCGATTGCTGGATGATGTGCGCTTGCAAGTGCCACATCCTGAGTCAAATCCCGCAGGCTATCAGCAAGTACTAGTTTCGGTATTTAGCGAGTTTCCGGATGATATTGAAACCCTGCGCAAACAAGAACTCGCTTACTTTGAATACCATGCTGGCACTGGCCTACCAGAAACCACCAATTCACTATTAACGCTGATGTGTGAGCAATCCCCAGACTTATTGGATAACTTAAAACAAGGTGAGTTATCAACAGAGATTGATGGCTTGATTGCATTGGGCTTAGTGACTGCATTGCCGATTACCTACGAAGATTTTCTACCGGTCAGTGCTGCGGGAATTTTTCAATCAAACCTCGGACAAGAAGCCGCTCAGGATTTCACCCAAAGCGCCAATCAAACGAGCTTTGAGCAAGCCTTAGGAACGAGCGTTTCAGACCCATTTGAGTGGTATGAGAATGTGCAACAAAACTCGCTAAAACAATTAGCTAGAAAGTAA
- a CDS encoding dimethylamine monooxygenase subunit DmmA family protein, with the protein MQIQTIQKSHSRPTYNTVRLDRQAKCHLFISEEASLELLEPLLRACEKHTKHSLVVADLDISAITTDTYQLIPRAKTSHYVTRFLAKYNNHSTVYIAGTESFIWDIQKLVTQAGYSQQNIRLLPPISNTRRVICTHCFTIMDNINHELIHCSGCQRSLEVQDQFSELHGAYAGVQVKKKDSKPPAVIEKDLF; encoded by the coding sequence ATGCAAATTCAAACCATACAAAAGAGCCATAGCCGACCGACCTACAACACTGTCAGACTAGACCGTCAGGCCAAGTGTCATTTGTTTATTTCAGAGGAGGCAAGTCTGGAGTTACTGGAGCCCTTGCTAAGAGCCTGTGAGAAGCACACGAAGCACTCCTTGGTCGTGGCTGACCTGGATATCAGCGCGATCACGACGGATACGTATCAGCTGATCCCCAGAGCCAAAACATCCCATTACGTGACCCGCTTTCTGGCGAAATACAATAATCACTCAACGGTTTATATTGCAGGGACTGAGAGCTTTATTTGGGATATCCAAAAATTGGTCACGCAAGCGGGGTATTCACAACAAAATATCCGGCTGTTGCCACCGATCTCCAATACGCGTCGCGTGATCTGCACACACTGCTTTACGATTATGGACAATATCAACCATGAGCTAATCCATTGCTCTGGCTGTCAGCGTTCGCTGGAAGTTCAGGATCAGTTTTCGGAGTTGCATGGGGCTTATGCAGGCGTACAGGTGAAGAAGAAGGACTCAAAGCCACCTGCTGTGATAGAGAAGGATCTGTTCTAA
- a CDS encoding 1-acyl-sn-glycerol-3-phosphate acyltransferase has protein sequence MAKNTLEIRDKTIFDGVFVKYLLKFFFRIWFKLTGWKAMNSVSPGAGVTIAAPHTSNWDFFYALGAAILLDIKIYFSIKDSWCRPPVIGSFIMWLGAIPINRTAGSKGQVEQIKAFVDKHKDSHIFFLFTPEGTRGKTQSWKTGFYHVAEDTGLPIFLAKVDYQLKESGVFHSYQLTGNKEEDIHAIQESYTTIYGKFPNDQFPAYVGPLPEISAEEAAIMRALYSLKGKATQVDLAAKTKLGELSSTMLEFLLQKNIVQRSDKHGEPTYMLTFVGKGYLLHLFPTLAQ, from the coding sequence ATGGCTAAAAACACACTAGAAATTCGTGATAAAACAATCTTTGATGGCGTTTTTGTCAAATATTTATTGAAGTTCTTTTTTCGTATCTGGTTTAAATTAACCGGCTGGAAAGCGATGAATTCTGTATCGCCGGGCGCAGGCGTTACTATCGCTGCACCGCATACCTCGAATTGGGATTTTTTCTATGCGCTGGGTGCAGCCATCCTGCTGGATATTAAGATTTATTTCTCAATCAAAGACAGTTGGTGCCGCCCTCCGGTCATCGGCAGCTTTATCATGTGGCTCGGTGCGATTCCGATTAACCGCACTGCGGGTTCCAAAGGCCAGGTTGAGCAAATCAAAGCCTTTGTCGATAAGCATAAAGACAGCCATATTTTCTTCCTATTCACTCCGGAAGGCACGCGCGGCAAAACACAGAGCTGGAAAACAGGCTTTTATCACGTCGCCGAAGATACTGGCTTACCAATCTTCTTAGCCAAGGTGGACTACCAGCTTAAAGAGTCTGGCGTATTCCACAGCTATCAGCTTACCGGTAATAAAGAGGAAGATATCCATGCCATTCAAGAGTCTTACACGACGATTTATGGCAAATTTCCAAATGACCAGTTTCCAGCGTATGTTGGGCCATTGCCTGAAATATCCGCAGAAGAAGCGGCGATCATGCGTGCGCTATATTCACTTAAAGGAAAAGCCACTCAAGTGGATCTCGCGGCTAAAACTAAGCTGGGTGAGCTTTCATCGACGATGTTGGAGTTTTTACTGCAAAAGAATATTGTGCAGCGGTCTGACAAGCACGGCGAACCTACGTATATGCTGACATTTGTGGGCAAAGGGTATTTGCTGCACTTATTTCCTACGCTAGCTCAATAA